gctttaaaatgctgttcagcaCTGAACTTAATTTACTTCTGGTATGTCTCAATTCAGCTGCATAAAAACATTTAACTCTTAAGGctgctttccattttcagctATGTGTGTTTAAAACTAGCATTTTTTCATAAAAGGAGTGGATTAGTTCTCTCTAAATCTGGACTGAATCCAAGAATGCTGTGTAGTCTGTGCAAAATGTGGTAATCTGAGAAAATTTTCCAAGTGGGTCACCGACAAGAATCACCTGTGtatgaaaaaaagtttcttgttaATGGTATTTCTAGATTGATGAGATTTTCTAGTCTGTTTTCACACTAACATATTTATTGGTTTTCATGCAGAGGATGTATAGcttaaaaatgctaaaacaaTGTCAAGTTAAAATGTGAAAGTGTTTTCACTGTTACATCTTACATttcaaagcagaggaaataaTAAGGGTTGAAGTGACAAAAAAGTGTGTAAAGTCCATTCCTCCAAGTCTTTGGAACAAGTTTCAGTGACTCAATCTGAACTTCAGATTTGTTTAGCTTTATTAGCAATTAacatctgtgaaataaaagggaattGACTGAGAGTAAACTTGGCTATGTTTGCGTGTTTTAGTTTGCTGAAATGGActgagatacttttttttttttgtggaagaataAACTTCTAAGGTTATTCTATTAAACTTCTCACCTAAACGGTGAGATATTTAAAGTTTACTTATGCACTTTGGATTACATTGAAGTAATTCGTATTAATCTAATAAAATTCCATCAATAAACTTTGATGGAATTTTAGTAATTCAAAATCATGGTGCTGACAACTGTGCTTGTATCTTGCTTTTAATTTTCGAAGTCCAAAGCTTACACTGTAGTGCATGTAGGGAGATGATTATGAGTTGCAACACTGCACTACAACCAGAGCTAATTTAGATTTGATCATGCTGAACTTTTTCAATAGTTGGTGCCTGAGCTCTACTAAAATTCAGAGGATGGTGCCCACCGCATCAAGATGCTGTAGGAGTACAAGCTTGGGCATGCTGCAAAGCCTAGGATTTTGCATCCAAATTATGATTGCATTGTGATCtgctttaaagcaaacaaaacctgggGGTGGTATAcgtctctcttccccccccccccccccttctctttttttttttctttttatttttctaataggtCAGTGGTCAGTGTATTTTGGCAAAAAATGGGAAGCTTGAAGTACAATTCCTGCGGGGAGAATCGGCTCTAGTCTTTCTTCTAGGAGACTTATAACCATCAGGCTACCTTTTAAACTGTGTGGTtactaaaataaattcagagttTGTTGGACCAGACAGTAGACTGTGCCTGGATCCAAGATGCTGATACCCTAGATCCTGAGAGAAAGAGCTGTCATGTGAGTGCTCTCTCTTGTGTTGCAGAATCTGACAGGGcctgaaatactacttttttgttttgggggggggggggggggggtgcttttttttttttattttaaattagcccGTCAGTGCCTTGCAACTTGGCTCAGAGTAGAGGgtgaaggagagggggagaggctTTTCAGGTTCAATTATTTGACGTAATTGCATTTATTGCCATGAACTGGATTTTACTTTCTGCACTGCGTGCTCATGAAATCCGCAAGTGATAGTGAGCTGATAGCATTGGGCTGCAGCACACAGCGTAGCGTGAGGTTTATGTGGCTTTTATTACTATGCTGGGACTTCCTGTCATTGGAAAAAGAGTAAAGATCAAGGTCCTACTTGTAATCAGGAGTTCTGTTTGTACTTACAGCAAATTCAGCAAAAGGCCTGCGTTAGGCTTCTGACTTTGAACTAGTTTTACCTTTTCTGTGGCCAGGGTAGATATGtacaggtgaaaaaaatcacCGGTCCCCTTGTGGGAAGTTCAAACTCGGAGGTCAGTGGTTACGTAAGTCACGCAAGGGGTTTTTTGTAACTTATTTTCTTGGTATTGGGGATGCAAAGTTCCAGAAGGAAAGATGATCTGGCGGTACCGTTAAAGGACATGGAAATACTGGTTTGTAGGCGAATTGTATGAGGTCACCTTTGCCTAATAGTCCCTAACAGCATGCTGCGCATGAAGTAATTCTGTCCAGGAGAAAAGTGGGTACAATGTATCAGAAGGCTAAAATGGGTGGattgaaaatgagaagaaagagctGGTCCCGTGGGACCAGTGACGgaagtaaacaaacaaagccagTACGTGAACTGGAAGGATTTTTTACGTTTTCCAAACAGTTTATGGGAAAGCCAAGGTTAGATGTTCTTTGTCAAATCAAAATgattatttgaaatgttttttgaaattaGAAGTTATATCCTGCTGTGGCTGCTTGGTAGGACATTGATTCAATAGCAACCAAAAGCAGTTGCCATAGTTTGATCATGTAGACACCATAGCAGGAAGCAGGAACGAGGGTCCAAAACTTGCCTTCCCCGCCACGGAAGTGCAGTTGGTGTGTCAAAAAAAGTTAGAATAAAACGTTTCCTCCTCAGATCATgtcctttccctctgccctcctgATTGAGGCTGTGCTGAAAAGGATggattggaggggaaaaaaatgttagagATGTATCACAGACTTAAAAGCGCATACATGGGGAGAGGAGGAACTACAGCTCTAGTTTGTGAGTAGTTTCAATGGATTGAGTTGAGAAATATGCAGGAGCTGGACTTCCCTTTGTAAGCCACATAAAAGGGATTACTGTCTACAAAGGTGATGTGCcagttttgactgggatagaactaattttcttcacagtagctagtacagggctatgttttggattcgtgctggaaacagtgttgatatcacagagatgtttttgttcctgctgagcagtgcttatacagagtcaaggccttttctgcttctcaccccaccccaccagcaagtaggctggggggcacaagaagttgggaggggacacagctgggacagctgaccccagctgaccaaagggctattccataccatatggcgtcatgctcagcatatacagctgggggaagaagaaggaagagggacatttggagtgatgccgtttgtcttcccaagtaaccgttacaagtgctggagccctgctttcctggggatggctgaacacctgcctgcccatgggaaggagtgaatgaattccttgttttgctttgcttgcgcacatggcttttgctttactctaaactgtctttatctcaacacatgagttttctcacttttactcttctgattctctcccccatcccaccaggggggagtgagcaagcagctgtgtggggcttagttgccagctggggttaaaccacaacaggtgaATATATCATAGACCATATGCATGTCAGGAGTGGAGTTGttgaatttgcaaatattttttgagttgttgatagaaaaaaatcttgttacgTCTCTGTACTTATCTTCTCAGGGGAAGCCCATGGGCAAGCTGCTGCGCAGACTTGAATCATGAACAGGTTAAACCGTGATAGTGAGTCAATGAATATATGAGGAAGCATGTAGTCATAGATAGCTGGTAGTTTTTTACACCAGTAGCTCTAGCAGGTCATCAGGTACGATAGAGTGGATGTTCAGTTAAAAACTGCTATGACTATGGCTTGTGTTTTTTCTCAATATTTCAAGTAGCAAATTGTCAGACATGACCTTGAGAACCATAACAGACAGTGCAATGAAGTGTTTCAGTCAATAGGCAACACCAGAGAATGCAACATAAGGTCACTTTAATAGCAAATGGTTGAGTGTCAGTGTTTACCAAGGAAACAGGTAAGGAACTCAGACATATCAAAGTATAACCATACCACAGCTCGTCACTCTTATTTCCAGTCTGGGCATCGAAGCTTCTACCAAAAGAAGCCTCATGAAATGCACGagtgaaacatttttcagaaagtttttagCAACACCAATCTGTCCTCACTTGGTTCTCTACAACTCTGGTGTTATTGAAGccaatgaaattaaaagcaaacatgaagAAAGGAAGTCAATTTACTaagaaagttaattaaaatacCTTGTAAAATTACAAACAGGAAACTGGTGGAATTTAATATCTTCCTCAGACAACTCACATTTTGTGACTGAGTtgtcatcattattatttctatAACATAGCTGAAAATGGATGTGTGTTGTTCTTCCAGAACTTCAGATATGTCCATCCAGCATAAACACCAAAGGATGATGGAACTCAAAACCAGCCTACGTTTCATCATTAATATCCCAGATGAATTTGATAGGCAGggtcttcattttctctttaagaacTTCATCAAACCTTTCACTCTGTGCCACTGTCATGATGTTTTTCCAGTCTCCAACAGTGCCTGAGGAAAGAGACAGCAAAGGGAGGTAAGAAGCAGAAGGTGCACCTCTCTGAAAGCCGCTGCAAACGGTGAGTGCTAGGCTTGGGAAGCAATTCCTGGCTTCCTCAGCATCTCCCGGTCGCTGGCCTGCCAAGTGAGGCTCTGTGTGCTCTTTTGAGGACATGCTTCCAAATCTAGGTGCTGTGAATAAAACACAGCGTAGACCTAAAATCCTGACTTCTCAAAGTTATTCAGCTcatttgttttggtgttttacTGATTCCTTTGAGATCAAAGAGGAAATTATTAAATGCAACACCTCTTGTTTTTCTCTCAGTGCACCACTCTCTTTAATCCCTGGAGTTCTCCTACACTGAGCATTAGGACATCTTAGCAATGCCCAGGAGCCCAGGGATGCCGTGTATGGACTTGGAGCGTAGTTGGTCAAGAAGGTCTATGCTTACACAATTAAGGTGTAAAAAGTAAGAGTAAAAGTAAAAGTAAGaaacggtaaaaaaaaaaaagtattatcttACCCCTGGCTTAGTACAACCCTTAAATCCTTTCCTGTATCTTGACAAGCCTGTTACAACTTGCATTACAATCAGTTAAACATTACCTTTTTATTATCCtcaggaaaatacagtaaaattacTGATGCCACAgcaataaaactgcttttataaGTTTAATTTGCCACTAACCTGAACTCTTCCTCTGAAAATGGGGCATTCCAGCTGAGACCAGAAACCCTATGTTCATCTCACACCAAGAAATGTGGGATTAAATAGTTGTTGCATCAGACTGCTTCCACTTTACCTTTTCGTAGAAAGCTACCCTTGTCTTTCACTACCATGTCATCTGGCAGGTTCTTATAGTTTGCCCTGGGATCTTTTATCATGTTCTCAAATGTAGCCTGTCTCACAACACTGTCCACTTCCTCTTCGCTCAGCTTCTTGCCCAGGAAGTTGCAGATCTTTAGCACAGCACTTCTGAGATCCTGCAATAATGTTACTTTGAAGAGTCTTGATGATGCAAAGAACTAAATGCATACAGTAGTGGAATACAAGATAATAAAGGACATACATTTGAGTGCAAAACTGACCATAATTTTTACGTGAGCATCGTCTCGCTTGCATCAGTTGAATACTGGAGAGCAGCGACGCAGTAGCTCACTGCAGCAGCGTGCCCTGGGAGATGGGCAATTCTGTGTTCTGCTCCCCATGCTACAAACCCAGTCTGCATCTTGCGTTAGATGCCCTGGCAAAGTCACCCCTGGAATCGTGCCTGTCACTGTGAAGGCACCCAACCCGTGGGGGTTTTGTCAGTCTTGTTGTCCTAGCAAGGGACTTGACATGAGCAACCCCAGGCTCTGAAGGGTGAGGGACCTGTGCAGTGGACGTGACGTGGGCTGCGCTGCTGTggctggggtgctctggggctTGCCCATGAGGAGAAGGGCAGCCACCTCGGAGAAATGAGAAGTCGTACAAAGGCGTGGGCAGCCACCAAGCAGGAAACTTCTAGTCAGCAATTTGAGAGCTCCTCAGGTACTTTAGAGCCTGCCTCttaagcatttctttcctttagtGGAACTGTCCTTATGAGCACAGAATGCCTATTGAAGATACTTGAGAAAGTCTTGTTCTGTGCTATTTCACaaagggttttttggggtggcAGTGAAGAAAACTTCTGTCATAGTGGAAAGTGTTTTACCTAATAATTGTCTAGTAATTGATAAGACCTTGAACCAGCGAGACAAATGACTTCATCCTCTTAGAAGTCTCAATTTGAATCTACTCCACAACAGATTAAGCACTTTCCAATATAAAGTGTTCCAATATAAAGAGCTGTCTGAAAATGCACTCAATATAGGAAGAGAGTATCTTGAATACAGTGATGCTAATTGACCtcacctttttcatttcttcatagGTAAGGAAGAGTATATTGAAATCCTCTGCATGACTGTACCAGCCTGCAACGTGATCCAGCCACGAACTGGCAAGTACTTAGCACGGgaaatcattaaaacaaaaaaataaagagaaatactATTAACAGCTaacaataaaacagtaaaattatcAGTCATTTAGGTCTTTGAAAgagttttttaaataatatttttttataatttgagGGATGCATGCTCACAGTCTTTGTGACAATTCTCCGAGCTAATGTGGCAACTCCCCTTTTGTTTCTAGTAACCTGAACTAATACTGGCAGAAGCAAAAAACTACTTCTCTGTCTTTGCTGTACAGTGTCTATTCTTATGCGTTCAGCTCCACTAACCAAGTGCAAAAAGTGTTAAGAGATTTTCAGTCATAATAGTTATATACTGAATCAGCATCCAATTCAGATAAAATAAGCAGCTTGTATGTTGTTGGGGAGCAGCAAAGCCATGACTATGCTACTCCCTTTGGACCAGCTTTCATCAGAAAATGGTGTCAAGCTCAGACAACCGCTGCAGCTTTGGATTCAGGTTATGGCACAGCTGAGGATTCTAGTCAGTGATATTTACTGATATAATTAATCTCCATTCAATCTGAGGTCATGGAATAGGATTTGGGCTCCTTAGTAAAAAAGATATCCTACCTTTGCCAGCTAAAAATCTCTCCATAAAAAGGTTAAAATCTGGTACTTCCTCTAGCATGGGTATGAATTTGGAGAAGTGGTAGTAAGAAACCATAACATCCTTAGGGTTCCTGGTAACATAAATAATCTGCAAAACAACAAGAAGGCTAGTCTCAGAGGTATTAAAGTACTCCATTACGCTGACCATCAGTGTATTTTTCCGTACAGGTCCCACTAAAAATGTGTGGAAACAGTCTGAAGGTGACAGTCACATTAGGTAAATTCTGGATAAGGTAGCGCTGTCAATTTGTTTATAGGTGGTGGTATTTCTGTAGTTGCAGTCATTCAGTGCCTGAGGCTAACTCTTCACTTGATCAGTGGGACAGGCTTCGGTGATACTGTTCACTTGTGCAAGGCAGTCAGGTTGCAATAACAACACTAGAAAATCATTAGGTTGATTCAGCTTCACATTTCTGTGTACAGTCatgatgaaatgaagaaaagtttcTTGTAAATGCCAGCTTTGGTAGTGTTGACAGCATCAGTACTCTGTGACCTAAACTCCTGGCCCATGGTGCTGGTGCCAAAGGCAGCACGCAGGCAGATTTTGAGTTACACGTAAGAGGGAACCCTGGCATCTTAAAAGAAGGAGCTGTTACGGGCAAGAGTTATTTTGGCTCCTGCTGACTCCTGACCACAGGACAGCTGCTGCCTCAGGCACAGACCAGGCACCACCAGTGAGATGGGCAGCCTTCTGCCTCTTGACTGGCAGCATGTGCCAGCTTCTACTTAAGTTTCTGCTCCTTAACACTTAGTGTCTAATTAGGGAGAGAAAATAGAGCCTGGCACGTTGCCCTTATGAAGTTAcaaaggtttgcagggagagagagaagaatcaTGCTCTCGGACTGCCTTTCTAACTGGGTAAAATGACTGCTTTTGATTTGTGATAATTGAAAATGTATCTGATTATCtttagcaaaaccaaaaccattatTTCCAAGGTATATAAAATAAGGATTCCTAAACGCATTGCAGGAAAATTCAATAAACGCCTAGTTCAAAAGCTCTGACCTGAAATCACAGACAAAGTTATTCTATGGTTTgataaaaaatacaaacaaccTGAGTGACATATTTAAGCAGAGGTGGAAAAGATCTCCCCCCCAAGCAATATTTTCCTTAAGTCACAACAATTTCCATATTTTCTCATATGTGTGTTCTGTGTGATTTTTGGGCaattttctcattctttgttGGGCATCATTGGGATTTCAGATCTTCTGCATGTGAGCCTTCTCTTCCAAACTTCACtggtactgtgaagaaaatggcGAGCACATTGCAGTTTCCCATTGCACCTGTATCTGTGAAGAAGGTAACGCGGCACTAAGAACTCCCCTCCATAGCCCCTGCGGGCAGAGCTCTGCCACAGCTCTCTGCTCACTCAGCCATGGGAAGCCCTACATCAGAGATAAGGATGGAAGGGGCAGAAGTCATTGGGACCACTATAAGAAAGACTAGCAGAAGTATGAGATCCTTTGCCAGGGAGCAAAGTAACAACTTGCTGTAAGGCGGCTAAGGCAATTGTTGGTGTGCTGTTAGAAGTATACATCCCATATACATCTTCAGACTTGCCCATATGTCCGTGTTCTGTCAGTGAGCCTTAGTGTAGCAGCCTGGTTACACCTGTCTCTAAGGAGGCATTTTTCATGGGAGACAGGCCCTGAGCACTGTTCATGTTGGAGAGTCCTATTCAGAAACTCACAGCACTGGGGAGCAAGAAAAGGCAGTTCTCACATTCCCTCTCTACCTACTATAGTCCTGTCCTGTCCTATTTCAGTGTGGGAGACTTCAGACTTACAACTTCGCTGGAATCGGACCTTTTCACAAGGGGAAAATCAGTGCAAGTCTTTGACCCTGGCAGATCCTCCTGAGGTGCACCACCCCTCTCTCTAACAGTGTCGGGGCTGAGAGATTTggcaaaaggagacagaagaaatgGGCTTTAGAAGGTCCCTGATCTCCCCACATATACGAAGCAGATGATACTTAGCAGTGTCCCCCAAAACTTGGggaactgaaagaggaaaaaggtagGATTTGGACCAATTCACTGAGGCAAATTGGCATGATTGGTTTTAAGGAAATTGTAAAAATAACATCACTTACACGTCCTCTTTTGTTTCTCAGGTCTCTTGGAACTAGGTAGTAAGGCAGGTGGGTGGCAAAAGCACGAGGCAAAGGAAGATCTGCATAatccttattttttgttttgtattccaGCCATGGGATTCTGTCCATGGTCTCCACATTTTCTGTTCCATTACGGTGGCCTTCATGAATTATTAAGCTCAAAATGTTCTGAGTCCACACAGTTCCTGAGAAGGAAACCTTTTTATTTGAAccttgcttaatttttttttttaaattaaagatagTATATTGTCATAAACAGAGCTTCTCCACAGCTATAATGAGTTTCACTTTGTGAATATAAATACAACTTCACatactgaagaaagcaaacattgtCTTGGTGACTGTTGAGTGCAGAAGAGaagcatatttttgttttgtccCTGCAGAAAAGCTATGGCCAGTAACTAAACCTTCAGTTCCTTCACCAAATATACTCAACTTCCACACAAATTATGTCTGTCCTTACCCTCTTGTGGCAACATGAATTGGTGCATCTCTGTGGGCCACGCACCTGAAAATATCTCATACTGAGTGGATCTGGAAAAGACCTTTGCTTCTAGAACTCCTGCAAAGTGTTGTGAGATGTCATGAAACAAACAGCTGATAACACCATGTTTGTAAAGCACAAATGAGCCCCACAAAGCAAATGCTTGTGGCAACAGGCTCTCTAAAGTTCCTTGGGGAAGGTTTAACTCCTGGGTCACAGCTGCTGGCAAGGATGATCTAAAAAGGCAGGACCTTGAAGGTGGCTGACCGCTGTGCCAGTATGTGTTCATGTGCCAGCTGGTAATGGTGGGAGGCAAATCCTGAATGATTAGCCCACTTGGGCAATGAGCAGAACTGTTTAGCTCCGGGTCCTCTGGCCTTCTCAGCACTATACTTGCACCGGTTCCTTTCCCGTTTTATACCATAGCCTGGTAAAGATGGACACTTGAGAGAATTCAAATCAATGCAGAAGAGCATTGAATTATTGCTGTAGGTTACCCTGaacaagcagagagaaaggaaggcatCTGAAACTGAAGCCTAGTTGTTAAGACCTCACCTGGGAAGGAAGCTCTTGGTTCTGGAGCTTAGACTGTATGCATGTTGTAGATTTAAAGTCACtgggcaagaaaaagaaatagcccTAGGATTCAGAGGAACTGAATTTCAGTTCCTGGTGATTTCACAGCTGTGGTGACTGTCTTGCTCTGCTTGCCATAATCAACCTGGACAATTTTTCTGCACAGTGGTAGAAATTCAACAGAAGGATTGGAAGGTACCTTAGATTGCTAACTGGTGAGGAAGAAAGAGGATGGTGGGGCAGGATAGAGGAAAAGGTGtgaatgagagagagatgacattCTGTGCAATTCATAACTCAAAATCACCTTCCAACTCCTTCCTGTCCCAGGGTAGCCCACCCCTTTGCAACACGAAACTCCTACTTCCAAAGATGTGCCATCTCATCTCAGCGCCATAACGTCTTTACCCCTTAAATACTGCCTTCTcatcctccctctctgccttaCTTGGACAGCTCACCCCGGTGCTGCCTGACAATGAGCTAGCATCGTCTGGGCTCCCTGTCCCCTCGCTCTGTCGCCCATGACCCCTGCACAGGCTTCTCTTATCACATCTACCTTCACCACAACCACATCTGGTGCTCCCTGCCACTCCTTCTGGGCTTCGCTCA
The Mycteria americana isolate JAX WOST 10 ecotype Jacksonville Zoo and Gardens chromosome 3, USCA_MyAme_1.0, whole genome shotgun sequence genome window above contains:
- the LOC142407539 gene encoding amine sulfotransferase-like, with product MEPSKEYLFKYKGFYFGVNTSLEYVASLEDFEIKDSDIFIATYPKSGTVWTQNILSLIIHEGHRNGTENVETMDRIPWLEYKTKNKDYADLPLPRAFATHLPYYLVPRDLRNKRGRIIYVTRNPKDVMVSYYHFSKFIPMLEEVPDFNLFMERFLAGKVLASSWLDHVAGWYSHAEDFNILFLTYEEMKKDLRSAVLKICNFLGKKLSEEEVDSVVRQATFENMIKDPRANYKNLPDDMVVKDKGSFLRKGTVGDWKNIMTVAQSERFDEVLKEKMKTLPIKFIWDINDET